The Oceanibaculum nanhaiense genome includes the window TTGCGCGGTTCCATCCGCTGTTCCATGGCTGGTTCCGTCCCTTCGAGGTGCCGTCGATCCCGCTGCATCATAGACGCTCCGGCACCCGGTCCTGTTCAATCGCCCCGCCCGTCATCGCCCCGCCTGTCATCGCCCTGCCCGTCATCGCCGGTACAACCGCTGGCGGCAATGCTCCAGCCCATCGGTGACGAGGCTGTGCGCCAGCCCGACCGAAATGCCGAGATGGGCGGATATCTCGCGCAGGCTGCAGCCGCCGAAACGGTGCATCTCCAGGGCGACGCGCGTTCGCTCCGGCAATTCGGCCATCGCTGCTACGACAAGGGCCAGTTCATGCCGCGCCCCGACCGCCGCTTCGGGCGAGGGCCGGTCCTCGCCGATTTGCGCCAAGCTCTCTTCGGAATCCGCGACCTGCCGGTTGCGTTCGCGCCCCAGCTTGCGGCGCAGATCGAGGGAAAGATTGCGCACGATACGGTAAAGATAGGCCAGCGGCTCACTCAGCCCCTGCCCGCCCGGCCCCTGCTCCACCACGGCGGCGTCGAACCGCAGGAACGCCTCCTGCACGACATCCTCGGCATGGGCGCGGTCGCCAACGATCCTGCTGGCATAGTTCAGCAATGCGCCGCGATGCGCCAGAAACAGATCCAGCCTGTCCGGATTGCCAGCCACCCGATGATTTCCCTCTCGCGGACAGCCATCTCTCAGCTGTCAATGCGAGTGATTATCACTTCCGGGATGCTTACGCCAATCCAT containing:
- a CDS encoding sigma-70 family RNA polymerase sigma factor codes for the protein MAGNPDRLDLFLAHRGALLNYASRIVGDRAHAEDVVQEAFLRFDAAVVEQGPGGQGLSEPLAYLYRIVRNLSLDLRRKLGRERNRQVADSEESLAQIGEDRPSPEAAVGARHELALVVAAMAELPERTRVALEMHRFGGCSLREISAHLGISVGLAHSLVTDGLEHCRQRLYRR